The proteins below come from a single Archangium lipolyticum genomic window:
- a CDS encoding 3-oxoacyl-ACP synthase III family protein codes for MHHTRIIAATRYLPEKVVTNRDLVESHGFPFPLEWFERSTTGIRERRFASPGETTLTLGAAAIRQLLEKTSVAPESIDVLIMTSSTCEVSGGAFNLAHLTGLRPGVAFDIAIACTGFVLALDLANQYLRGGAARRVLIVSSEVQSRHVYLGADGQHHKFAAILGDGAGAVLLERGEAPGVEGTGRATMPEQCRSVFRSNYEPMPEFPHIPPGKILYANERGIVSAFLRLPIEVCHRALAEAGVGVQDVRWLVSHQPQVDMLEVLRKELGFAPEQHPVHADRYGNTSSASIPICLAELTEEGKLQRGDRMLMLGMGAGFAAMAHVIRF; via the coding sequence ATGCATCACACGCGCATCATCGCCGCTACCCGGTATCTGCCCGAGAAGGTCGTCACCAACCGCGACCTCGTGGAGTCCCACGGCTTTCCCTTCCCGCTGGAGTGGTTCGAGCGCAGCACCACCGGCATCCGCGAGCGGCGCTTCGCCAGTCCCGGGGAGACGACGCTGACCCTGGGGGCCGCGGCGATCCGCCAGCTCCTCGAGAAGACGTCCGTGGCTCCGGAATCGATCGACGTGCTCATCATGACGTCGTCCACCTGCGAGGTGAGCGGGGGGGCCTTCAACCTCGCCCACCTGACCGGGCTGAGGCCTGGAGTGGCCTTCGACATCGCCATTGCCTGCACGGGGTTCGTCCTGGCCCTCGACCTGGCCAACCAGTACCTGCGCGGCGGTGCCGCCAGACGGGTGCTCATCGTGTCGAGCGAGGTCCAGTCCCGGCACGTGTACCTTGGAGCGGACGGCCAGCATCACAAGTTCGCCGCCATCCTCGGAGACGGCGCGGGCGCGGTGCTGCTGGAGCGCGGCGAGGCGCCGGGCGTGGAGGGCACGGGGCGCGCCACGATGCCCGAGCAGTGCCGCAGCGTGTTCCGCTCCAACTACGAGCCGATGCCGGAGTTCCCCCACATTCCCCCGGGGAAGATCCTCTACGCCAACGAGCGGGGCATCGTGAGTGCGTTCCTGCGGCTCCCGATCGAGGTGTGTCACCGCGCGCTCGCCGAGGCCGGTGTGGGCGTCCAGGACGTGCGCTGGTTGGTCTCCCACCAGCCGCAGGTGGACATGCTGGAGGTGCTCCGCAAGGAGCTGGGCTTCGCCCCCGAGCAGCACCCCGTTCACGCCGACCGGTACGGGAACACCTCGTCGGCGTCGATTCCCATCTGCCTGGCGGAGCTGACGGAGGAGGGGAAGCTCCAGCGGGGAGACCGCATGCTGATGCTGGGCATGGGCGCGGGCTTCGCGGCCATGGCCCACGTGATCCGCTTCTGA
- a CDS encoding amylo-alpha-1,6-glucosidase, with product MSPAGTESPALPRIAFEWPSGADSSDIITREWLVTNGRGGYASGTVARSNTRRYHGLFIPGVEKRGRTVLLARLSEHAVAGGRTYRLDAEEHADGTQVAECATLLRGFHLHGLVPHWLYQVGETRLQRKLALVHGENTLIMVWEHLSGPELTLRLRPFPASRMHDDKLHQAPLEPIVQLRGSLVEIRADDHAPPMRMRLYSRHATPFVGLTEESAPQFYRVEKSRGYDSVETLTSPGYFECTLKPGEHLAMGITTEDAVVLERDPLESLELEYERERRLLTRVPEEARTGVPARLVLAADQFIIDPMRPADDAWARAAGQDARSVIAGYHWFTDWGRDTMISLEGLTLCTGRHRTASAILRTFQHYVRDGLLPNLFPEGGNEGLYHTADATMWFFHAVDRYLEHTKDEELLRDFYPTLVKIIEHHQKGTRHNIGVDPSDGLLKQGQEGYQLTWMDAKVDGWVVTPRRGKVVEINALWFNALRLMVDWSERLGKDARPYAAAAEQTYVSFNRRFWNPEQACLFDLVDGEDGKNDPAVRPNQVFAISLRHPVLRRDKWELVLEKVRKELLTPVGLRSLAPGHADYKPTYDGDLRARDAAYHQGTVWGWLIGHYVDATLKVNADKGAARALLKGLEAHLEHAGLGQISEIFDATEPYRPRGCIAQAWSVAEALRVFLKTRVH from the coding sequence GTGAGCCCTGCTGGAACTGAGAGCCCCGCCCTGCCCCGGATCGCCTTCGAGTGGCCCTCGGGGGCTGACTCGTCGGACATCATCACCCGCGAGTGGCTCGTGACCAACGGACGGGGTGGATACGCCTCGGGCACGGTGGCGCGGAGCAACACGCGGCGCTACCACGGGCTGTTCATCCCCGGCGTGGAAAAGCGGGGCCGCACGGTGCTGCTGGCGCGGCTGAGCGAGCACGCCGTGGCGGGCGGCAGGACGTACCGGCTGGACGCGGAGGAGCACGCGGACGGGACGCAGGTAGCCGAGTGCGCCACGCTGCTGCGAGGCTTCCACCTGCACGGACTGGTGCCCCACTGGCTCTACCAGGTGGGCGAGACGCGCCTCCAGCGCAAGCTGGCGCTGGTGCACGGGGAGAACACGCTCATCATGGTGTGGGAGCACCTGTCGGGGCCGGAGCTGACGCTGCGGCTGCGGCCCTTCCCCGCCTCGCGCATGCATGACGACAAGCTGCACCAGGCGCCGCTGGAGCCCATCGTTCAATTGAGGGGCTCTCTCGTGGAGATACGGGCCGATGACCACGCACCGCCCATGCGGATGCGCCTCTACTCGCGACATGCCACCCCCTTCGTGGGCCTCACCGAGGAGAGCGCGCCCCAGTTCTACCGGGTGGAGAAGTCCCGCGGGTACGACTCGGTGGAGACGCTGACGAGCCCGGGCTACTTCGAGTGCACCCTGAAGCCGGGTGAGCACCTGGCCATGGGCATCACCACGGAGGACGCGGTGGTGCTGGAGCGGGATCCCCTGGAGTCGCTGGAGCTGGAGTACGAGCGCGAGCGGCGGCTGCTGACGCGGGTGCCGGAGGAGGCCCGGACGGGAGTGCCGGCGCGGCTGGTGCTGGCGGCGGATCAGTTCATCATCGACCCGATGCGCCCCGCGGACGATGCCTGGGCCCGGGCGGCGGGCCAGGACGCGCGCTCGGTGATCGCCGGCTACCACTGGTTCACGGACTGGGGCCGGGACACGATGATCTCCCTGGAGGGGCTGACGCTGTGCACGGGCCGGCACCGCACGGCCTCCGCCATCCTGCGCACCTTCCAGCACTACGTGCGGGATGGCCTGCTGCCGAACCTCTTCCCCGAGGGTGGAAACGAGGGCCTGTACCACACCGCGGACGCGACGATGTGGTTCTTCCACGCGGTGGACCGGTACCTCGAGCACACGAAGGACGAGGAGCTGCTGCGGGACTTCTACCCGACGCTGGTGAAGATCATCGAGCACCACCAGAAGGGAACGCGCCACAACATCGGCGTGGATCCCTCGGATGGCCTGCTGAAGCAGGGCCAGGAGGGCTACCAGCTCACCTGGATGGACGCGAAGGTGGACGGCTGGGTGGTGACACCGCGGCGCGGGAAGGTGGTGGAGATCAACGCGCTGTGGTTCAACGCACTGCGGTTGATGGTGGACTGGTCGGAGCGGCTGGGGAAGGACGCGAGGCCGTACGCGGCGGCGGCGGAGCAGACCTACGTGAGCTTCAACCGGCGCTTCTGGAACCCGGAGCAGGCCTGCCTGTTCGACCTGGTGGACGGCGAGGACGGGAAGAACGATCCAGCCGTGAGGCCCAACCAGGTGTTCGCCATCTCACTGAGACACCCGGTGTTGAGACGGGACAAGTGGGAGCTGGTGCTGGAGAAGGTGCGCAAGGAGCTGCTGACGCCGGTGGGCCTGAGGAGCCTGGCGCCGGGGCACGCGGACTACAAGCCGACGTACGACGGCGATCTGCGAGCGCGCGACGCGGCGTACCACCAGGGGACGGTATGGGGCTGGCTGATCGGCCACTACGTGGACGCGACGCTGAAGGTGAACGCGGACAAGGGAGCGGCGAGGGCACTGCTCAAGGGACTGGAGGCCCACCTGGAGCACGCGGGCCTGGGGCAGATCAGCGAGATCTTCGACGCCACGGAGCCCTACCGGCCGCGAGGGTGCATCGCGCAGGCCTGGAGCGTGGCGGAGGCCCTCCGGGTCTTCCTCAAGACCAGAGTGCACTGA
- a CDS encoding cytochrome P450: MLPLKRWSPDDEYDLLSPSFRQDPYPVLHRLRAEEPVHFSEQLQAWVVTRHDDVLTGLAHSSISADRISPRLLQFPEHHRPKFRPLTRLLSMWALMLDRPDHNRFRTLITKAMTRPIIMGFRPMIERIASELVDEAIARGGMEAMADLALPLPLYVIAEIIGVPRESIGLLKRCALDIVNFFGTPPATYLPTADVAMRTVLETADHLRDLIREREREPRPDLISGLLAAREAGEALEDDEIIATCILMVFAGFETTCNLLGNGILLLAKHPEQFALLRSRPSLMRGAVDEILRYETPVQRLSRMALGDLVLRGRTIRRNDLIFFMSSAANRDPAIFSDPDRFDITRDSTQHIAFGHWIHTCPGSTLAHLEASIVFGELCRRVSGLRLESEGPPQWQQNLSVRSLQSLQVRFR; this comes from the coding sequence ATGCTGCCGCTGAAGCGCTGGTCGCCCGATGACGAGTACGACCTCCTGTCTCCCTCTTTCCGGCAGGATCCGTATCCGGTGCTGCACCGGCTGCGTGCCGAGGAGCCAGTCCACTTCAGCGAGCAGCTCCAGGCCTGGGTGGTCACCCGCCATGACGATGTGCTCACGGGCCTGGCCCATTCCTCCATCTCCGCCGATCGCATCAGCCCGCGCCTGCTGCAGTTCCCGGAGCACCACCGGCCCAAGTTCCGGCCACTGACCCGGCTGCTGTCGATGTGGGCGCTCATGCTGGACAGGCCGGACCACAACCGGTTCCGCACGCTCATCACCAAGGCGATGACCCGCCCCATCATCATGGGATTCCGGCCGATGATCGAGCGCATCGCGAGCGAGCTGGTGGACGAGGCCATCGCCCGGGGCGGGATGGAGGCCATGGCCGATCTGGCCCTGCCGCTGCCGCTCTACGTCATCGCGGAGATCATCGGCGTGCCGCGCGAGAGCATCGGGTTGCTCAAGCGCTGCGCTCTCGACATCGTCAACTTCTTCGGCACTCCGCCCGCCACCTATCTCCCCACCGCCGACGTGGCCATGCGCACCGTCCTCGAGACCGCCGACCACCTGCGCGACCTCATCCGCGAGCGGGAGCGGGAGCCTCGCCCGGATCTGATCAGCGGCCTGCTCGCCGCCCGGGAGGCGGGGGAAGCCCTCGAGGACGACGAGATCATCGCCACCTGCATCCTGATGGTCTTCGCCGGCTTCGAGACCACCTGCAACCTCCTGGGCAATGGCATCCTGCTGCTCGCGAAGCACCCGGAGCAGTTCGCCCTGCTACGGAGCAGGCCGTCGCTGATGCGCGGTGCCGTCGACGAGATCCTCCGCTACGAAACCCCGGTGCAGCGCCTGTCACGGATGGCGCTCGGCGACCTGGTCCTGCGCGGCCGCACCATCCGCAGGAACGATCTGATCTTCTTCATGTCCTCGGCGGCCAACCGGGATCCGGCGATCTTCTCCGACCCGGATCGCTTCGACATCACCCGCGACAGCACCCAACACATCGCGTTCGGTCATTGGATCCACACGTGCCCGGGTTCGACGCTGGCCCACCTGGAGGCGTCGATCGTCTTCGGCGAGCTGTGCCGCCGGGTGTCCGGGCTGCGCCTGGAGAGCGAGGGTCCTCCCCAATGGCAGCAGAACCTGTCCGTGCGCTCCCTGCAGTCGCTTCAGGTGCGCTTCCGCTGA
- the treZ gene encoding malto-oligosyltrehalose trehalohydrolase, which produces MGTGSFQLTLGARLLDDGRTHFRVWAPRRRRVDVCVHETSGLRYLPLESSGRGYFEGTLPVPVGSLYKYRLDGGEAFPDPCSRFQPEGPHGPSQVVDPSRYAWKDGGWPGVTLEGQVLYELHVGTFTPEGTYEAAARKLPLLKELGVTTLELMPLHTCPGRFNWGYDGVQLFAPHPAYGRPDDLRRLVDEAHRLGLGIIVDVVYNHLGPDGNYLSQYAEGYFNKKYPNEWGDPTNFDDGEAAGPSRDFFIQNACYWVAEYHFDGLRLDATQSLYDASPRHIVGELIERVREAAGRRRVLLIGENEPQDVKLVTPPAQGGYGADALWVDDFHHSAKVASTGRSEAYLVDYCGTAQELLSCALRNSLYQGQYYKWQKKPRGSPLLHTEAKHAVFYLQNHDQIANALKGERLQQQTGPARARALTTFFLLLPQTPMLFMGQEFFSSSPFLYFVDHHSELQELVRKGRNDFLSQFPSARQALEVEGYKVPFGEEAFRLSKLDWAERERNTEALALHGDLLKLRREDPVFARQDLKQLAGAVLSPHALVLRYFGSEQEGDRLVLLNLGTELEVAPCPEPLLAPPAGNKWNLLLASEQVRYGGMGAPDFLDGARMRVAGQTALVFESEETKT; this is translated from the coding sequence GTGGGGACCGGAAGCTTCCAACTCACCCTGGGCGCGCGCCTGCTCGATGATGGCCGCACCCATTTCCGGGTGTGGGCACCGCGGCGCCGCCGGGTGGACGTCTGTGTCCACGAGACCAGCGGCCTACGCTACCTCCCCTTGGAGTCCTCGGGACGCGGCTACTTCGAGGGGACCCTCCCCGTGCCCGTGGGCAGCCTCTATAAATACCGGCTGGATGGGGGAGAGGCCTTTCCAGATCCCTGCTCCCGGTTCCAGCCCGAGGGCCCGCATGGCCCCTCGCAGGTAGTGGATCCCTCGCGCTACGCCTGGAAGGACGGCGGCTGGCCGGGCGTCACGCTCGAGGGCCAGGTCCTCTATGAGCTGCACGTGGGCACCTTCACGCCCGAGGGAACCTATGAGGCGGCGGCCCGCAAGCTGCCCCTGTTGAAGGAGCTGGGCGTCACCACGCTGGAGCTGATGCCTCTGCACACCTGCCCGGGCCGCTTCAACTGGGGCTATGACGGCGTGCAGCTCTTCGCGCCCCACCCGGCCTATGGCCGCCCGGATGATCTGCGGCGCCTGGTGGACGAGGCCCACCGGCTGGGGCTCGGCATCATCGTGGACGTCGTCTACAACCACCTCGGGCCGGACGGGAACTACCTGTCCCAGTACGCCGAGGGCTACTTCAACAAGAAGTACCCCAACGAGTGGGGCGACCCCACCAACTTCGATGACGGAGAGGCGGCCGGCCCCTCGCGCGACTTCTTCATCCAGAACGCCTGCTATTGGGTGGCCGAGTACCACTTCGATGGGCTGCGCCTGGACGCCACGCAGAGCCTGTACGACGCCTCGCCCCGGCACATCGTGGGAGAGCTGATCGAACGGGTGCGCGAGGCGGCGGGCAGGCGGCGCGTCCTGCTCATCGGGGAGAACGAACCGCAGGACGTGAAGCTGGTGACGCCGCCGGCGCAAGGAGGGTACGGAGCGGATGCCCTCTGGGTGGACGACTTCCACCACTCGGCGAAGGTGGCGTCGACGGGCCGCTCCGAGGCCTATCTGGTGGACTACTGCGGCACCGCGCAGGAGTTGCTGTCGTGCGCGCTGCGCAACTCGCTCTACCAGGGGCAGTACTACAAGTGGCAGAAGAAGCCCCGGGGCTCGCCGCTGCTGCACACCGAGGCGAAGCACGCCGTCTTCTACCTGCAGAACCACGATCAGATCGCCAATGCCCTGAAGGGCGAGCGGCTGCAACAACAGACGGGGCCGGCGAGGGCGCGGGCGCTGACGACGTTCTTCCTGCTGCTGCCCCAGACGCCCATGCTCTTCATGGGGCAGGAGTTCTTCTCCTCCTCGCCCTTCCTCTACTTCGTGGACCACCACTCGGAGCTGCAGGAGCTGGTGCGCAAGGGGCGCAATGACTTCCTCTCGCAGTTCCCGAGCGCCCGCCAGGCCCTGGAGGTGGAGGGATACAAGGTGCCCTTCGGCGAGGAGGCCTTCCGCCTGTCCAAGCTGGACTGGGCCGAGCGCGAACGGAATACGGAAGCGCTGGCGCTGCACGGGGATCTGCTGAAGCTGCGGCGGGAGGATCCGGTATTCGCGAGACAGGATCTGAAACAGCTCGCGGGGGCGGTGCTGTCGCCGCACGCCCTGGTGTTGCGCTATTTCGGAAGCGAGCAGGAGGGCGACCGCCTGGTGCTGCTCAACCTCGGAACGGAGCTGGAAGTGGCCCCGTGCCCCGAACCGCTGTTGGCGCCGCCCGCGGGAAATAAGTGGAACCTCCTTCTGGCTTCTGAGCAGGTCCGCTACGGCGGAATGGGAGCTCCGGACTTCCTGGACGGAGCGCGCATGCGAGTGGCCGGGCAGACGGCGCTCGTGTTCGAGAGTGAGGAGACGAAGACGTGA
- a CDS encoding polysaccharide biosynthesis/export family protein, whose protein sequence is MGKTSARWWVVLGLLLLSGCAHRATARVDNSDQPYRIGREDILDVAVWRDADLSRTLPVRPDGFISMPMVGEVKAEGRTPTELADELREALKPYVQEPRVTVIVREVNSSRVFITGEVANPGAYPLRGRVSILQAIALAGGFTDFADREGIVVLRRTGSDGNYIPVSYSELVDEPDKFEPLILRPGDTVIVK, encoded by the coding sequence ATGGGAAAAACGAGCGCGAGGTGGTGGGTGGTGCTGGGGTTGCTCCTCCTGTCGGGGTGCGCCCACCGAGCCACGGCGCGGGTGGACAATTCGGACCAGCCGTACCGCATCGGCCGTGAGGACATCCTGGATGTGGCGGTGTGGCGTGACGCGGATCTCTCGCGCACCCTGCCGGTGCGCCCGGACGGTTTCATCTCCATGCCCATGGTGGGCGAGGTGAAGGCCGAGGGCCGTACGCCCACCGAGTTGGCCGATGAGCTGCGCGAGGCCCTCAAGCCTTACGTGCAGGAGCCCCGGGTGACGGTGATCGTCCGCGAGGTGAACAGCAGCCGCGTCTTCATCACGGGGGAGGTGGCCAACCCTGGCGCCTACCCGCTGCGTGGCCGCGTGTCCATCCTGCAGGCCATTGCCCTGGCGGGTGGCTTCACGGACTTCGCGGATCGCGAGGGCATCGTCGTCCTGCGCCGCACGGGCTCGGACGGCAACTACATCCCCGTGAGCTACAGCGAGCTGGTGGACGAGCCGGACAAGTTCGAGCCGCTCATCCTGCGGCCGGGGGACACCGTCATCGTCAAGTAG
- a CDS encoding DUF6918 family protein encodes MDSMASLTETLTNETKKTAVVDDCCALIDAEVADKSGISGLAIKAGYGAVKGIKPGFIRHAVIDLLPDFAAALEPLFQEARTAGKPISGYFASNSGRVADALLTITDGKVKRAQSGLVKGTYEKLRGTAKKNVEAAVPRVGKLIEKHAG; translated from the coding sequence ATGGATTCGATGGCGTCACTCACCGAGACACTGACCAACGAGACCAAGAAGACGGCGGTCGTCGACGACTGCTGCGCCCTCATCGACGCCGAGGTCGCCGACAAGAGCGGCATCTCGGGTCTCGCCATCAAGGCGGGCTATGGCGCCGTGAAGGGCATCAAGCCCGGCTTCATCCGCCACGCCGTCATCGACCTGCTCCCCGATTTCGCGGCCGCGCTCGAGCCTCTCTTCCAGGAGGCCAGGACCGCCGGCAAGCCGATCTCCGGCTACTTCGCCTCCAACTCCGGCCGCGTCGCCGACGCCCTCCTCACCATCACCGACGGCAAGGTCAAGCGCGCCCAGAGCGGCCTCGTGAAGGGCACCTACGAGAAGCTCCGTGGCACCGCCAAGAAGAACGTCGAGGCCGCCGTTCCCCGCGTCGGCAAGCTCATCGAGAAGCACGCGGGCTGA
- a CDS encoding SDR family oxidoreductase: protein MKNVLITGVSTGMGRAAAEQLVARGYRVFGSVRRTADAQALSERLGGNFIPLVFDVADEAAVKEGLAQVTETLAGAGLDALVNNAGMAVSGPLMYLPAEELRRQFDVNVFGLMNVTRAALPLLGAREGHAHPPGRILNVSSIGGRLAFPFIGAYAASKHALEALSDTLRRELRIWGIDVIVLQPGAVKTEIWDKAESEDLGPYARTPYGPILEKFRELFVAQGRKGLAPEVLARLIQHAIETPRPRARYTAVPAYVTGWVLPRLMPDRWMDVLVGKQLGLERRRP from the coding sequence ATGAAGAACGTGTTGATCACGGGAGTGTCCACGGGGATGGGCCGCGCGGCGGCCGAGCAGCTGGTGGCTCGGGGCTATCGGGTCTTCGGCAGCGTCCGGCGTACCGCGGACGCCCAGGCCTTGAGCGAGCGGCTTGGGGGCAACTTCATCCCCCTGGTGTTCGACGTCGCCGACGAGGCCGCCGTGAAGGAGGGGCTCGCCCAGGTGACGGAGACACTGGCGGGCGCGGGGCTCGATGCGCTGGTCAACAACGCTGGCATGGCCGTGTCGGGGCCGCTCATGTACCTGCCGGCGGAGGAGCTCCGGCGGCAGTTCGACGTGAACGTGTTCGGGCTGATGAACGTGACCCGGGCGGCGCTGCCCCTGCTCGGCGCGCGCGAGGGGCACGCCCATCCTCCGGGGCGCATCCTGAACGTCAGCTCGATCGGCGGGCGCCTGGCGTTCCCGTTCATCGGAGCCTACGCCGCCAGCAAGCACGCCCTCGAGGCGCTGTCGGACACGCTGCGGCGGGAGCTGCGCATCTGGGGCATCGACGTCATCGTCCTCCAGCCGGGCGCGGTGAAGACGGAGATCTGGGACAAGGCCGAGTCGGAGGACCTCGGCCCCTATGCCCGGACCCCGTATGGACCCATCCTCGAGAAGTTCCGCGAGCTCTTCGTCGCCCAGGGCCGCAAGGGACTCGCGCCGGAGGTGCTGGCCCGGCTCATCCAGCATGCCATCGAGACGCCCCGGCCCAGGGCCCGCTACACGGCGGTCCCCGCCTACGTCACCGGCTGGGTGCTGCCGCGCCTGATGCCGGACCGGTGGATGGACGTGCTCGTCGGCAAGCAGCTCGGCCTGGAGCGGCGGCGCCCCTGA
- a CDS encoding cellulose binding domain-containing protein: MHLLRNQQTRQGTRGMMFAAVLSVVVPSGASLAGTTDFTVQYQNYNAASPSDNIIEAGIKIRNNTAASIPLSNVVVRYWFTKNGATTVSPVCWWWNPACSALVVRTGSVSATGADQYVEIGFTSSAGSLAPGASTQPIDLGITFGGTNVNETDDYSYANQLSFADWSRITVHDAGSTPLGGLRGGTLPGGGGGGDPVSAEFFDDFSYTGNSDPNFTNWWSIRTYAGKPGVDGAQWLASNVSMVADPSSSSNKLMRLRASTSGTGASTSHVEVLSRSKKFQFGTYATRMKFNDIPLSGSRFFADKPIETFFTITNYVENDPNYSEQDFEYMPNGGWGQGNTSTMWLTSWETTVVRTSYPRAASHDGWHTLVLHVSNAGISYYIDGVLWASHAAMYAPEAGQYLAYQLWFDELDTTQGSTRTYYEETDWVYFAKDALLSPNEVAAKVSGFRTSAVTRKDTVP, encoded by the coding sequence ATGCACCTTCTGAGAAATCAACAGACACGCCAGGGCACTCGCGGAATGATGTTCGCCGCCGTGCTGTCGGTGGTGGTGCCCTCGGGCGCGAGCCTGGCTGGGACAACGGATTTCACGGTTCAATACCAGAACTACAATGCCGCCAGCCCGAGCGACAACATCATCGAGGCCGGAATCAAGATTCGAAACAACACCGCGGCTTCCATTCCGTTGAGCAATGTCGTCGTCCGGTATTGGTTCACGAAGAACGGCGCCACGACGGTGTCACCCGTGTGCTGGTGGTGGAACCCGGCCTGCTCCGCGCTGGTGGTGAGGACCGGGAGCGTGTCCGCCACGGGGGCCGATCAGTACGTGGAGATTGGCTTCACGAGCAGCGCCGGGAGCCTGGCTCCGGGGGCGTCGACCCAACCGATCGATCTCGGAATCACGTTCGGTGGCACCAACGTCAACGAGACCGATGACTACTCCTACGCCAACCAGCTCTCCTTCGCCGACTGGAGCCGGATCACCGTGCACGACGCGGGCTCCACGCCCCTGGGTGGCCTGCGGGGGGGAACCCTCCCTGGCGGTGGCGGCGGCGGCGACCCGGTGTCGGCCGAGTTCTTCGATGACTTCAGCTACACGGGGAACAGCGATCCCAACTTCACGAACTGGTGGTCGATCCGGACCTACGCGGGGAAGCCGGGGGTCGACGGCGCGCAATGGCTGGCATCCAACGTCTCGATGGTCGCCGACCCCTCGTCCTCCAGCAACAAGCTGATGCGGCTCCGGGCGAGCACGAGCGGCACCGGAGCGAGCACCTCGCATGTCGAGGTCCTCTCCCGTTCCAAGAAGTTCCAGTTCGGCACCTACGCCACCCGGATGAAGTTCAATGACATCCCGCTGTCCGGCTCACGCTTCTTCGCCGACAAGCCCATCGAGACCTTCTTCACCATCACCAACTACGTCGAGAACGATCCGAACTACTCGGAGCAGGACTTCGAGTACATGCCCAACGGCGGCTGGGGACAGGGCAACACCAGCACGATGTGGCTGACCTCGTGGGAGACCACGGTCGTGAGGACCTCGTACCCGCGCGCGGCGAGCCATGACGGCTGGCACACGCTCGTCCTCCATGTCTCCAACGCGGGCATCAGCTACTACATCGACGGCGTGCTGTGGGCGTCGCACGCGGCCATGTACGCCCCGGAGGCGGGCCAGTACCTCGCCTACCAGCTCTGGTTCGACGAGCTCGACACCACCCAGGGCAGCACACGGACGTATTACGAGGAGACGGACTGGGTCTACTTCGCCAAGGACGCGCTCCTGTCTCCCAACGAGGTCGCCGCGAAGGTGTCCGGCTTCCGCACCTCCGCGGTGACCCGTAAGGACACGGTGCCCTAG